A stretch of the Campylobacter sp. 19-13652 genome encodes the following:
- a CDS encoding GspE/PulE family protein: MSENKIDFDLSLACKLSTQMIKNTGSMPLFVKDNELIVGTLKNQDYPLLESIFHNYKIKPIAIDRDKFDIFFAKITKAKSLEPLYLQVKTELQSGIKIEQPSIMKLINAILSECVSLNASDIHIEPNEHSCIIRTRIDGELVPIFTFGIEIYDALCARIKLLAGLDIAEKRAPQDGRFSMEFKDTSCDFRVSTLPLIYKESLVLRILYKTKTMLKLKDLGLHEANLDLLKQAISRPNGLMLVTGPTGCGKSTTLYAAINHIKNWGKKIITIENPVEYRLEKVQQVSVDETLEFGLALRAILRQDPDVIMIGEIRDPSTLNTSIQAALSGHLVLSTLHTNDALGAIIRMNDLGAANYLIASSLSAVMAQRLLRKLCPHCKKQTNPSLEILSSLNIPNQQEVKFYEPTGCEKCAHTGYLGRIMVSEIVLMDEILSTLITKNASKEELRKTIEGKSQTMIQNAIHLVENGITSIEEVIKSLGEL, translated from the coding sequence TTGTAAAAGATAATGAGCTTATAGTAGGCACTCTAAAAAATCAAGACTATCCTCTCTTAGAGAGTATTTTTCATAATTATAAAATAAAACCCATTGCCATAGACAGGGATAAATTTGATATATTTTTTGCAAAAATTACAAAAGCTAAAAGCCTGGAGCCACTTTATTTACAAGTAAAAACAGAGCTACAAAGCGGAATAAAAATAGAACAGCCGTCCATAATGAAGCTAATAAACGCAATTTTAAGTGAGTGCGTGAGCCTTAATGCCTCTGATATTCACATAGAGCCAAACGAACATAGCTGCATAATAAGAACCCGCATAGACGGCGAGCTGGTGCCTATTTTTACATTTGGGATTGAGATTTACGACGCGCTTTGCGCTAGAATAAAATTGCTAGCTGGGCTTGACATAGCAGAAAAAAGAGCACCGCAAGACGGTAGATTTTCTATGGAATTTAAAGACACAAGCTGCGATTTTAGAGTCTCGACGCTGCCACTTATATACAAAGAAAGTCTGGTTTTGCGTATACTTTACAAAACCAAAACCATGTTAAAACTAAAAGACTTAGGATTACATGAAGCAAACCTAGACCTACTAAAACAAGCCATATCACGCCCAAATGGGCTAATGCTGGTTACTGGTCCAACTGGCTGTGGCAAAAGTACAACTCTTTATGCAGCGATAAATCACATAAAAAATTGGGGCAAAAAGATAATAACCATAGAAAACCCTGTAGAATATCGCCTAGAAAAAGTACAACAAGTCTCAGTTGATGAGACGCTGGAATTTGGACTTGCGCTTAGAGCGATTTTAAGGCAAGACCCAGACGTAATAATGATAGGGGAAATAAGAGATCCTAGCACGCTAAACACAAGTATACAAGCAGCCCTTTCTGGACATTTAGTGCTCTCCACCCTTCACACCAACGACGCACTTGGGGCGATAATCCGCATGAACGACCTAGGTGCGGCAAACTACCTCATAGCCTCTAGCTTAAGCGCAGTTATGGCGCAAAGACTACTTAGAAAACTATGTCCGCATTGCAAAAAGCAAACTAATCCATCACTTGAAATTTTAAGCAGCCTAAATATACCAAACCAGCAAGAAGTTAAATTTTATGAGCCAACAGGCTGTGAAAAATGCGCTCACACGGGCTATCTTGGGCGCATAATGGTAAGCGAAATAGTGCTAATGGATGAAATCTTATCCACATTGATAACAAAAAATGCAAGCAAGGAGGAGCTAAGAAAGACAATAGAGGGAAAAAGCCAAACTATGATACAAAACGCCATCCATCTTGTTGAAAATGGCATTACAAGTATAGAAGAAGTGATTAAAAGCTTAGGCGAGCTTTAG